In one window of Hymenobacter nivis DNA:
- the uvrB gene encoding excinuclease ABC subunit UvrB yields the protein MDYQLTSEFQPTGDQPAAIAKLVAGVNNGEHAQVLLGATGTGKTFTMANVIAETGKPALVLCHNKTLAAQLYGEFKAFFPENAVEYYISYYDYYQPEAYIASSDVFIEKDLAINEEIEKLRLHTTSTLLSGRRDVIVVASVSCIYGIGNPEEFAKNIIFLAPGQRYTRNNLLYQFVQILYSRTEVEFTRGTFRVKGDTVDVFPAYADYAYRIYFYGDEIESVQKIDPVSGKKLSEEQSATLYPANLFVTGKETLQTAIHQIQDDMVAQHAYFEKEGRDVEAKRIQERTEFDLEMIRELGYCSGIENYSRYFDQRTPGSRPFCLLDYFPKDYLLVVDESHATMPQIRAMWGGDRSRKTALIEYGFRLPSALDNRPLTFNEFESMYQQAVFVSATPADYELAQADGVVVEQVIRPTGLLDPIIDLRPSSNQIDDLLDEVDERVKMGDRVLVTTLTKRMAEELSKYMLRLGIKVEYVHSDVKTLDRVEILRKLRLGEIDVLIGVNLLREGLDLPEVSLVAILDADKEGFLRDQRSLIQTMGRAARNDRGKVILYADRMTGSMQRAIDETNRRRATQAAYNELHGITPRTVRKSHAQILGQTDLANYRTVEPQAAPLGYADGGAALAMAAEPVVAMMNRPELEKLIKQTEKQMEAAAKELDFLQAAKLRDELAALKGVLKGKRD from the coding sequence ATGGACTACCAGCTAACCTCTGAATTTCAGCCCACCGGCGACCAGCCCGCCGCCATCGCCAAGCTGGTGGCGGGCGTAAACAACGGCGAGCACGCCCAGGTGCTGCTGGGAGCTACCGGTACCGGCAAAACCTTCACGATGGCCAACGTCATCGCCGAAACCGGCAAGCCGGCCCTCGTGCTGTGCCACAACAAAACGCTGGCCGCCCAGCTCTACGGCGAATTCAAGGCATTTTTTCCCGAGAACGCCGTCGAGTACTACATCAGCTACTACGACTACTACCAGCCCGAGGCCTACATCGCCAGCTCCGACGTGTTCATTGAGAAGGACTTGGCCATCAACGAGGAGATTGAGAAGCTGCGCCTGCACACCACCTCCACACTGCTTAGCGGCCGGCGCGACGTGATTGTGGTGGCCTCTGTGTCGTGCATCTACGGCATCGGCAACCCCGAGGAGTTCGCCAAAAACATCATTTTCCTGGCCCCCGGGCAGCGCTACACGCGTAATAATTTACTCTACCAGTTCGTCCAGATTCTGTACTCGCGCACCGAGGTGGAGTTCACCCGCGGCACGTTTCGGGTGAAGGGCGACACCGTGGACGTGTTCCCGGCCTACGCCGACTACGCCTACCGCATCTACTTCTACGGCGACGAGATTGAGTCGGTGCAGAAGATTGACCCGGTGAGCGGCAAGAAGCTGAGCGAGGAGCAATCCGCCACGCTTTACCCGGCCAACCTGTTCGTGACCGGCAAGGAGACGCTGCAAACCGCCATCCACCAGATTCAGGACGACATGGTGGCCCAGCACGCTTACTTCGAAAAGGAAGGCCGCGACGTAGAGGCCAAGCGCATCCAGGAGCGTACCGAGTTCGATTTGGAGATGATTCGGGAGCTGGGCTACTGCTCGGGTATCGAGAACTACTCGCGCTACTTCGACCAGCGCACACCCGGCTCGCGCCCGTTCTGCCTCTTAGATTATTTCCCGAAAGACTACCTGCTGGTGGTGGACGAAAGCCACGCCACGATGCCCCAAATCCGGGCCATGTGGGGCGGCGACCGCAGCCGCAAAACCGCCCTTATCGAGTACGGCTTCCGCCTACCCTCGGCCCTCGACAACCGGCCCCTGACGTTCAACGAGTTCGAGAGCATGTACCAGCAGGCCGTGTTCGTGAGCGCCACCCCGGCTGACTATGAGCTGGCCCAGGCCGACGGCGTGGTGGTGGAGCAAGTCATCCGCCCCACGGGCCTGCTCGACCCCATCATCGACCTGCGCCCCAGCTCCAACCAGATCGACGACCTGCTCGACGAAGTGGACGAGCGAGTGAAGATGGGCGACCGGGTGCTCGTGACCACCCTCACCAAGCGCATGGCCGAGGAGCTGAGCAAGTACATGCTGCGCCTGGGCATCAAGGTTGAATACGTGCACTCCGACGTGAAAACCCTGGACCGGGTGGAGATTCTGCGCAAGCTACGGCTGGGCGAAATCGACGTGCTCATTGGCGTGAACCTGCTGCGCGAGGGCCTCGACTTGCCCGAAGTGAGCCTGGTGGCCATCCTCGACGCCGATAAGGAAGGCTTCCTGCGCGACCAGCGCAGCCTGATTCAGACCATGGGCCGGGCGGCGCGGAACGACCGCGGCAAGGTTATCCTTTACGCCGACCGCATGACCGGCTCGATGCAGCGCGCCATTGACGAAACCAACCGCCGCCGCGCCACCCAGGCCGCCTACAATGAGCTGCACGGCATCACGCCGCGCACCGTGCGCAAGAGCCACGCCCAGATACTGGGCCAAACCGACCTGGCCAACTACCGCACTGTGGAGCCCCAGGCCGCCCCCCTGGGCTACGCCGACGGCGGGGCCGCCCTGGCCATGGCCGCCGAGCCGGTGGTAGCCATGATGAATCGCCCCGAGCTGGAAAAGCTCATCAAGCAGACCGAGAAGCAGATGGAGGCCGCCGCCAAGGAGCTGGACTTCCTGCAAGCCGCCAAGCTGCGCGACGAGCTGGCCGCCCTAAAAGGCGTGCTGAAAGGCAAGCGCGACTAG